A window of the Desulforapulum autotrophicum HRM2 genome harbors these coding sequences:
- a CDS encoding tyrosine-type recombinase/integrase gives MDTSMPNDPKFNKYYHKHLQCLKLAGLQPKTIEAYSRAIRRIGNYFDCRVENLTTDQLLDYFNDLLENRSWSAVKLDLYGLKFFYTRVLGKTWEDIPLIKPPKTTRIPDILSVEQLQQLVCATRQLSYRVFFFTAYSLGLRLGEGIRLKAGDIDSVNMRVHIRDAKGNKDRLVPLPEKTLQTLRNFWSVHRHSEFLFPNRKRGLKNAHLVDTPLDRGGIQTAMKAVVTQLGIKKKFHATRFATVMPPICWNPA, from the coding sequence ATGGACACCAGCATGCCCAATGATCCAAAATTCAACAAGTATTACCATAAGCATCTTCAATGCTTGAAACTGGCAGGCCTGCAACCTAAGACCATCGAGGCCTACTCACGGGCGATCAGGCGGATCGGCAACTATTTCGACTGCCGGGTCGAAAACCTGACCACCGACCAACTCCTTGATTACTTCAACGACCTGCTCGAGAACCGTTCCTGGAGTGCAGTCAAGCTCGACCTTTATGGCCTGAAGTTTTTTTACACCAGAGTGCTGGGCAAGACCTGGGAGGACATCCCCCTGATCAAACCACCGAAGACCACCAGGATTCCGGATATTCTTTCGGTAGAACAACTCCAACAACTGGTCTGCGCTACACGACAGTTGAGTTACCGGGTTTTCTTCTTCACAGCCTATTCACTGGGCTTGCGTCTTGGAGAAGGAATCAGGTTGAAGGCCGGCGATATCGATTCTGTCAATATGCGGGTCCACATCCGCGACGCCAAGGGAAACAAGGACAGGTTGGTTCCCCTGCCGGAGAAGACCTTGCAGACCCTGAGAAATTTCTGGTCTGTCCATCGACACTCAGAGTTCCTCTTTCCCAATCGGAAGCGGGGGCTGAAAAATGCACATCTGGTAGATACGCCCTTGGACAGAGGCGGAATTCAGACTGCCATGAAGGCCGTGGTCACGCAACTCGGTATTAAAAAAAAATTTCATGCCACTCGCTTCGCCACAGTTATGCCACCCATATGCTGGAATCCGGCGTAG
- the cbiD gene encoding cobalt-precorrin-5B (C(1))-methyltransferase CbiD gives MTEKRLKPGFTTGAAAAAAARAALMLLVSGKAQEGIEIRFLNDERCLIPIHNSKKLSPSMAESVVEKDAGDDPDVTHRAEIGARVSIKRRDRGDSTITITGGKGVGVVTKPGLEVPVGQPAINSGPRTMICEAVNEVLGAFNLSHMDVKVEIVVPMGEELAKKTLNARLGILGGISILGTTGIVRPMSHEAYIATIHSGISVAEAMGVDTLVFTTGRRSERFAMDLFPGFSEEAFVQIGDFFKASLDAAEAASEIKKVIITVFFGKAVKMAMGFPHTHAAKSELTMKRLSRWAQELYPNGTLAENIAGSNTARHAFTFIFPDYPDLIRRVGENIQRSALEFSHGKLLIRAVIFDFNGDIVFDSDTPGA, from the coding sequence ATGACAGAGAAACGGCTGAAACCTGGATTTACAACGGGGGCAGCGGCAGCGGCAGCCGCCAGGGCGGCCCTTATGCTGCTTGTTTCGGGCAAGGCCCAAGAGGGTATTGAGATAAGGTTTTTGAACGATGAACGTTGCCTTATCCCCATTCATAACAGCAAAAAACTTTCTCCTTCCATGGCTGAAAGTGTTGTTGAAAAGGATGCCGGCGATGACCCGGATGTCACCCACAGGGCTGAAATAGGTGCCAGGGTTTCCATAAAACGCCGGGACAGGGGCGATTCCACCATCACCATCACAGGTGGCAAAGGGGTTGGCGTTGTCACAAAACCGGGACTTGAGGTGCCAGTGGGCCAACCTGCCATCAATTCCGGGCCCCGAACGATGATCTGTGAGGCGGTCAACGAGGTGCTTGGGGCGTTTAATCTCAGTCACATGGATGTAAAGGTTGAAATTGTGGTTCCCATGGGTGAGGAACTGGCAAAAAAAACCTTGAATGCCCGTCTTGGTATCCTGGGCGGGATTTCCATTTTGGGAACCACGGGTATTGTCCGGCCCATGTCCCACGAGGCCTATATTGCCACCATCCATTCCGGAATCAGCGTGGCCGAGGCCATGGGTGTTGACACCCTTGTGTTTACCACGGGACGGCGCAGTGAGCGGTTTGCAATGGATCTTTTTCCCGGTTTTTCAGAAGAGGCCTTTGTCCAGATCGGTGATTTTTTCAAGGCGTCCCTGGACGCGGCAGAGGCCGCATCTGAAATTAAAAAAGTGATCATCACGGTTTTTTTTGGAAAAGCCGTGAAAATGGCCATGGGATTTCCCCACACCCATGCCGCCAAATCAGAGCTGACAATGAAGCGGCTTTCCAGGTGGGCCCAGGAACTATACCCCAATGGGACTCTGGCTGAAAACATTGCCGGTTCCAACACGGCCCGCCATGCCTTTACCTTTATTTTTCCGGACTACCCGGACCTGATTCGCCGGGTGGGAGAGAATATCCAACGTTCGGCCCTTGAATTTTCCCATGGAAAATTATTGATCCGTGCTGTTATTTTTGATTTTAACGGTGACATCGTGTTTGATTCAGACACGCCCGGGGCATGA
- a CDS encoding MATE family efflux transporter → MTFFTIKKYKEILRISLPLVLSMGATTVMEFTDRVFLGQYSLDALAASLPAGITSFLFTSFFMGTAGYVNVFIAQYTGADDSKGVGATLWQGIYFSMISAAVMALIALAAVRLFAFIGHLPEIQQLEVTYFRILCSGTGISILGTTLSCFYSGRGLTRNVMLVTSLGTLFNIPLDYAIINGAWGFPELGIRGAALATVMAWTLITGVFMFLIFNKKYNERYHVWDARKFNPKLFLRLMKFGIPGGIQFFLDILAFAFFILIVGRLGKQELAITNIVMSINSLSYMPMFGFSIGVSSLVGRAMGGEKPDQAVIAGNATAHIALSYVFCLILLFVFFPVPLIKVFLSADLAPADLKNILEMGTILLRFVAVYLFFDSINVIYMGVLKGAGDSRFIMWSMGVAAVFFLFIPVWVGIIYFEMGLYYAWTCITVYLFMLCLMIFTRFYKGKWQTIRMIQQERRLLP, encoded by the coding sequence ATGACGTTTTTCACTATCAAGAAGTATAAAGAGATCCTCAGGATAAGTCTGCCCCTGGTATTGAGCATGGGGGCCACCACTGTGATGGAATTTACCGATCGGGTTTTTCTGGGCCAATATTCACTGGATGCCCTGGCAGCTTCCCTGCCGGCCGGTATTACTTCTTTTTTGTTTACCTCTTTTTTCATGGGTACAGCTGGATATGTAAATGTGTTTATTGCCCAGTATACGGGGGCCGATGACAGTAAAGGGGTTGGTGCAACCCTGTGGCAGGGGATCTATTTTTCGATGATAAGTGCTGCTGTCATGGCACTCATTGCCCTTGCTGCTGTCCGGTTGTTTGCATTTATCGGCCATTTGCCCGAAATTCAGCAGCTTGAAGTGACTTACTTTCGTATTCTGTGCTCTGGTACAGGTATCAGTATCCTGGGAACCACCCTGTCGTGTTTTTATTCGGGAAGGGGGCTGACCCGAAACGTGATGCTGGTCACTAGCCTGGGAACACTTTTCAATATCCCCCTGGATTATGCCATTATTAACGGGGCCTGGGGATTTCCCGAGCTTGGTATCCGGGGAGCGGCACTTGCAACCGTGATGGCATGGACACTGATTACCGGTGTTTTTATGTTTTTGATTTTTAACAAAAAGTATAATGAACGTTACCACGTCTGGGATGCACGGAAGTTTAATCCAAAGTTGTTTTTGCGGCTTATGAAATTCGGGATCCCTGGAGGAATTCAATTTTTCCTGGATATTCTTGCCTTTGCCTTTTTTATTCTCATTGTGGGAAGGCTGGGAAAACAGGAGCTGGCAATCACCAACATCGTCATGTCCATCAATTCCCTGTCATACATGCCCATGTTTGGTTTTTCCATCGGTGTCTCGAGCCTTGTGGGGCGGGCCATGGGAGGAGAAAAACCCGATCAGGCGGTTATAGCGGGTAACGCCACCGCCCACATTGCCCTGTCCTATGTCTTTTGTCTGATTCTGCTGTTTGTATTTTTTCCCGTTCCACTCATCAAGGTTTTTTTATCGGCAGATCTGGCACCAGCAGACCTGAAAAACATCTTGGAAATGGGAACCATCCTTTTAAGATTTGTGGCAGTCTATCTTTTCTTTGATTCCATTAATGTTATTTATATGGGGGTTTTAAAAGGTGCCGGAGATTCCAGGTTTATCATGTGGAGCATGGGGGTTGCCGCTGTTTTTTTTCTTTTCATACCGGTGTGGGTGGGCATCATTTATTTTGAGATGGGGCTTTATTATGCATGGACCTGCATCACTGTTTACCTGTTTATGCTCTGTCTGATGATTTTTACACGGTTTTACAAAGGCAAATGGCAAACCATCCGGATGATACAGCAGGAAAGAAGGCTTTTGCCCTAG
- a CDS encoding glycosyl hydrolase 108 family protein translates to MPIKATKKTAQKTRHVGGFILIMGLTQQRGQKMKRNFKMSLTHVLVHEGGWADHPRDPGGATMKGVTLATYQRYFGEDKNKDDLRNITDEALEQIYRSGYWSKCCCDELPAGVDYSLFDAAVNSGPGRGAKWLQAAVGAKQDGGIGPKTLARVKASEPLQVIDVMCDRRLTFLRSLSTWFTFGKGWERRVQAVRGTAFAMAGESSQVLEDVVPSVDYRIVKKGSRGLWVRKLQEALKIQVDGRFTGDTEATLKAWQQANGLEPDGIAGRNTYRSLGLLG, encoded by the coding sequence GTGCCCATTAAGGCAACGAAGAAGACGGCTCAAAAGACACGCCATGTGGGAGGTTTTATTTTGATCATGGGCCTTACCCAACAAAGAGGTCAAAAAATGAAGAGAAACTTTAAGATGTCACTGACCCATGTTTTGGTCCACGAGGGTGGATGGGCAGATCATCCCAGAGACCCAGGCGGTGCAACCATGAAAGGGGTCACGCTGGCTACGTATCAACGTTACTTTGGAGAAGATAAAAATAAAGACGACCTGCGAAATATCACAGACGAGGCACTGGAGCAAATTTACCGTTCTGGTTACTGGAGCAAATGTTGCTGTGATGAACTTCCCGCAGGTGTCGATTATTCACTCTTTGACGCCGCAGTGAATTCTGGACCCGGGAGAGGTGCTAAATGGTTACAAGCAGCAGTTGGAGCCAAGCAGGATGGTGGTATTGGTCCTAAAACCCTTGCCAGGGTCAAAGCGTCCGAACCCCTCCAGGTTATCGACGTCATGTGCGACCGACGTTTGACCTTTCTGCGTAGTCTTTCCACCTGGTTCACATTTGGAAAGGGGTGGGAACGCCGCGTTCAAGCCGTTCGCGGAACAGCCTTTGCCATGGCCGGAGAAAGCAGTCAGGTCCTAGAGGACGTTGTTCCATCGGTGGATTACCGAATTGTCAAAAAAGGTTCCCGTGGACTCTGGGTGCGCAAACTCCAAGAAGCACTGAAAATTCAGGTGGATGGAAGGTTTACTGGAGACACCGAGGCCACGCTGAAAGCCTGGCAGCAGGCAAATGGGCTGGAACCTGATGGTATAGCTGGACGCAATACCTACCGGTCGCTGGGCTTGCTCGGCTGA
- a CDS encoding endonuclease III domain-containing protein, with protein MGIDIEKFIDILAKEVADYKVPIIDLMGAQTEEPFRILVATILSARTKDETTAAACKRLFKKAPDVNALAGLSRQEISDLIYPVGFYTSKSGYLERLPKAMEAFDGKVPQNIDDLVTLPGVGRKTANLVMSVAFKKDAICVDTHVHRIMNLWEYVDTRNPLETEMALRKKLPPKLWQRVNAILVAFGQGTCRPVGSHCDVCVLESMCPKKGAKPRKNMAKA; from the coding sequence ATGGGCATTGATATTGAGAAGTTCATTGATATTCTGGCAAAAGAGGTGGCCGATTACAAGGTTCCCATTATTGACCTCATGGGGGCCCAGACCGAGGAACCCTTCCGGATACTTGTGGCAACCATTCTATCGGCACGGACCAAGGACGAAACCACGGCCGCTGCATGTAAGAGACTTTTTAAAAAGGCTCCCGATGTAAATGCCCTAGCCGGGCTTTCCAGGCAGGAGATCAGCGATCTGATCTATCCCGTGGGATTTTACACTTCAAAATCAGGTTATCTTGAACGTCTTCCAAAGGCCATGGAGGCCTTTGATGGAAAGGTGCCCCAGAATATTGATGACCTGGTGACCCTGCCCGGGGTGGGGCGTAAAACGGCAAATCTTGTGATGTCTGTTGCCTTTAAAAAAGACGCCATCTGTGTGGATACCCATGTGCACCGGATCATGAACCTCTGGGAATATGTGGACACCCGAAATCCCCTTGAAACCGAGATGGCCCTTAGGAAAAAACTGCCCCCAAAGCTGTGGCAGCGTGTAAATGCCATTCTGGTCGCCTTTGGCCAGGGCACCTGCCGGCCCGTGGGCTCCCATTGTGATGTCTGTGTCCTGGAATCCATGTGTCCCAAAAAAGGGGCAAAGCCCAGAAAAAACATGGCAAAGGCCTGA
- a CDS encoding IS91 family transposase, with product MILISTIINKFKHGFLEQYKDSILPSHQKALWAMEQCRQEHGPHMLAQCTDHDCGEKRYIPHSCGHRNCPHCQNHENQQWIENQLDKRLPAEYYLATFTLPRQLRALTWRHQKIVYSLMFDCVQETLKTFTRNDKKLGGAAGFTAILHTHSRELEYHPHIHVVMPAASINMLTRLWKKKAGYLFNERALAKVFRAKMLEALVDQGLKLPGDCPEKWIVHCKNVGNGDKAIIYLGKYLYRGVIQEKDILRCEDGMVTFRYLHAKSKKYKTRTVTGEKFLYLLMLHILPKGFRRIRCYGFLHPCSKKLIKLLQLILRVIPFRMLASRQKKRPAITCPICGAKMKIIQTQILLPLVA from the coding sequence ATGATTCTAATCTCCACAATAATCAACAAATTCAAGCATGGCTTTCTGGAGCAATACAAAGATTCAATCCTACCCAGTCACCAAAAGGCCCTCTGGGCTATGGAGCAGTGCAGGCAGGAGCATGGCCCGCACATGCTGGCACAATGCACAGATCATGACTGCGGCGAAAAAAGATATATTCCCCACTCCTGTGGTCACAGAAACTGCCCCCATTGCCAGAACCATGAAAACCAGCAGTGGATCGAAAATCAACTGGACAAGCGACTCCCGGCCGAATACTACCTGGCCACCTTCACCCTCCCCAGGCAACTTCGGGCCTTGACATGGAGGCACCAGAAAATCGTCTATTCCCTGATGTTTGATTGTGTCCAGGAGACCCTGAAAACCTTCACCCGGAACGACAAAAAACTTGGTGGAGCAGCCGGGTTCACCGCCATACTCCACACGCATTCACGAGAGCTCGAGTATCATCCCCATATTCATGTCGTCATGCCCGCGGCAAGCATCAACATGCTAACCCGTTTATGGAAGAAAAAGGCCGGATACCTCTTCAACGAAAGGGCCCTGGCAAAGGTCTTCCGGGCAAAAATGCTGGAAGCCTTGGTCGATCAGGGCCTGAAACTGCCCGGGGATTGCCCCGAAAAGTGGATTGTTCATTGCAAAAACGTCGGCAACGGCGACAAGGCCATCATCTATCTTGGAAAATATCTTTACCGGGGAGTCATTCAGGAAAAGGACATCTTGCGATGCGAAGACGGCATGGTGACCTTCCGTTACCTGCACGCAAAGTCTAAAAAATACAAAACCCGGACCGTGACCGGAGAAAAATTTCTTTATCTGCTCATGCTCCATATCCTGCCCAAGGGTTTTCGTAGAATCCGGTGTTATGGATTCCTTCATCCCTGCAGCAAGAAACTCATTAAACTCCTTCAGCTAATATTGCGAGTCATTCCATTCCGTATGCTTGCAAGCAGACAGAAAAAACGACCCGCCATCACCTGTCCCATTTGTGGAGCAAAGATGAAAATCATCCAAACACAAATTCTTCTGCCGCTGGTTGCCTGA
- a CDS encoding tyrosine-type recombinase/integrase, translated as MLESGVDLVELQQILGHVSILTTSRYTHLTTVTKNNARQAVNSLTDTFDITWGGVK; from the coding sequence ATGCTGGAATCCGGCGTAGATCTTGTCGAACTCCAGCAGATCCTGGGACATGTCAGCATCCTGACTACCTCCAGATATACTCACCTGACGACCGTCACTAAAAACAACGCCCGCCAGGCCGTCAATTCCTTGACCGACACCTTTGATATTACCTGGGGAGGTGTCAAATGA
- a CDS encoding precorrin-8X methylmutase has translation MKPGEIENLSFKIIDSEAGSHNFTVQEWNIVRRMIHTSADFEYMKSVRFHPAAVAAGIKAIQDGCTIVTDTNMARVGIRKGELALFGNGVHCLIADPDVSERAKANGVTRAFAAMDKAAELFDNGIYVIGNAPTSLLRLMDLIKDKTLTPALVVGLPVGFVNAAESKAELINLDIPFISNVGRKGGSNVAASVVNALSIMAAEE, from the coding sequence ATGAAACCCGGTGAAATAGAAAATTTGAGTTTCAAGATCATTGACAGCGAGGCTGGCAGCCATAATTTCACCGTCCAGGAGTGGAACATTGTCAGAAGAATGATTCATACGTCGGCTGATTTTGAATATATGAAGAGTGTAAGGTTTCATCCGGCTGCCGTTGCAGCAGGCATCAAGGCCATACAGGATGGATGTACCATTGTGACCGATACCAACATGGCAAGGGTGGGCATCCGAAAAGGGGAACTTGCCCTGTTCGGCAATGGGGTCCATTGTTTGATTGCAGATCCGGATGTGTCTGAACGTGCCAAGGCAAACGGGGTGACCCGGGCTTTTGCCGCCATGGACAAGGCTGCTGAACTTTTTGATAACGGTATTTATGTAATAGGCAATGCACCCACGTCCCTGCTTCGGCTGATGGATCTTATAAAGGATAAAACGCTGACACCGGCCCTGGTGGTCGGCCTGCCCGTGGGGTTTGTTAATGCAGCTGAATCCAAGGCTGAGCTTATCAATCTTGACATCCCCTTTATCTCCAATGTGGGCAGAAAGGGTGGGTCCAATGTTGCCGCAAGTGTTGTCAACGCACTTTCCATCATGGCGGCAGAAGAATAA
- a CDS encoding cobyrinate a,c-diamide synthase → MLPQVLSTHFPSWRQKNKEAVIKGFVIAGTGSGSGKTTISLAVMAYFQELGLKVAPFKVGPDFIDPGHHSALTGRQSRNLDSWMLPRAYNQQVFSRGCQGADIAVVEGVMGLFDGYSGVDESGSTAQMAKWLDLPVILVVDSRSMARSVAAIVQGFENFDRDLRFAGVIFSKTGSERHYEYLKEAVEANCTMPCLGFMPRNDKIAIPERHLGLVTSEDHGIQAEVVSELVRMIHEHTRLGEMIKTLPDIRLCGLKDEGIKNRPQKKVRIALARDRAFCFYYPENIEALEAAGAEIVTFSPLEDKNLPQNIHGIYFGGGYPELFADGLSENTILMDEIGQQSLAGMPVYGECGGFMYLCKGLTAMDEDKTFKMVGCFPFKVSMSKRLRSLGYRKIVLSEDTLVGKKGDTLKGHEFHYSAMDEDIPVPEEIRRVYGTCRRDGTRTSTQGFQKNNTLGSYLHIHFGSLSTAGTSFVERCWQFKNGDCRP, encoded by the coding sequence ATGTTGCCGCAAGTGTTGTCAACGCACTTTCCATCATGGCGGCAGAAGAATAAGGAGGCTGTTATTAAAGGGTTTGTAATTGCAGGAACCGGCAGCGGCAGCGGAAAAACCACTATATCCCTTGCCGTGATGGCCTATTTCCAGGAACTTGGACTCAAGGTGGCCCCTTTTAAGGTGGGTCCGGATTTCATTGATCCCGGCCACCATTCAGCATTGACGGGCCGCCAATCAAGGAATCTTGATTCGTGGATGCTCCCTAGGGCCTACAACCAGCAGGTATTTTCCAGGGGTTGCCAGGGGGCGGACATTGCCGTTGTCGAAGGCGTCATGGGGTTGTTTGACGGCTACAGCGGCGTTGACGAATCAGGCTCCACGGCCCAGATGGCCAAGTGGCTCGACCTTCCTGTGATCCTGGTGGTGGATTCAAGGAGTATGGCAAGAAGCGTTGCCGCCATTGTCCAGGGATTTGAAAATTTTGACAGGGATCTTCGATTTGCCGGGGTAATTTTCAGCAAGACCGGAAGCGAGCGCCACTACGAATATCTTAAGGAGGCGGTTGAGGCAAACTGCACCATGCCGTGCCTGGGATTCATGCCAAGGAACGATAAAATTGCCATTCCTGAACGTCACCTGGGTCTTGTGACCTCGGAAGACCACGGAATCCAGGCGGAAGTGGTGTCTGAGCTTGTTCGGATGATCCATGAACACACCCGCCTTGGGGAGATGATCAAGACCCTTCCGGACATTCGTCTTTGCGGGCTTAAAGATGAGGGCATAAAAAACAGGCCCCAGAAAAAAGTAAGGATCGCCCTAGCAAGGGACCGGGCCTTTTGTTTCTATTATCCTGAAAATATTGAAGCCCTGGAAGCTGCAGGCGCTGAAATCGTCACTTTTTCTCCCCTTGAAGACAAAAATCTTCCCCAGAACATCCACGGTATTTATTTCGGGGGTGGCTACCCTGAGCTTTTTGCCGATGGGCTTTCTGAAAATACCATCCTCATGGACGAAATCGGTCAGCAAAGCCTTGCAGGTATGCCTGTTTATGGGGAATGCGGTGGTTTCATGTACCTTTGTAAAGGCCTGACGGCCATGGATGAAGACAAGACGTTTAAAATGGTAGGCTGTTTTCCATTTAAGGTGTCCATGTCCAAAAGGCTTCGATCCCTGGGGTATCGGAAAATTGTTCTGTCCGAGGATACTTTGGTGGGGAAAAAGGGGGATACCCTCAAGGGCCATGAGTTCCACTATTCGGCCATGGATGAAGACATCCCTGTGCCTGAAGAGATCAGGCGAGTATACGGTACCTGCCGCCGGGACGGCACCCGAACCTCAACCCAGGGGTTCCAGAAGAACAATACCCTGGGCAGTTATCTTCACATCCATTTTGGCAGCCTTTCCACGGCTGGGACCTCTTTTGTGGAAAGGTGCTGGCAGTTTAAGAACGGGGATTGCCGACCATGA